In Thermoplasmata archaeon, a genomic segment contains:
- a CDS encoding sulfite exporter TauE/SafE family protein, whose translation MELLILLSLIALGAGAGIMGALFGLGGGVIFVPVLMLCFGMAPAEAAAVSLVGIVAGSVGASSVFVEKGLANVRLGLLLEVTTTIGAIAGALIAGFLEEWILSLVFCAVMIYSAIRMIMSPEKVIEPNRNGGRMSFEYKDEENGENISYEVQNVKEGSIACVFAGMLSSMTGVGGGAIKVPVMNLIMHVPMKAASSTSSYMIGITAFSGAITYFFSGQLDLAFAGAVSIGAFLGAISGTYLARKLSTKHLRKYFSVVLILMAILVLLRVGGIL comes from the coding sequence ATGGAACTCCTCATCCTACTGAGTCTGATAGCCCTTGGAGCGGGCGCCGGAATCATGGGTGCCCTATTCGGATTAGGGGGAGGAGTCATTTTCGTCCCTGTCCTGATGCTCTGTTTTGGAATGGCTCCGGCAGAGGCCGCTGCTGTGAGCTTGGTCGGAATCGTCGCAGGTTCCGTTGGGGCTTCAAGCGTCTTCGTTGAAAAGGGATTGGCAAACGTCCGTTTGGGCCTGCTCCTCGAGGTGACGACCACCATAGGAGCTATCGCTGGAGCGCTCATAGCAGGATTCCTCGAGGAATGGATCCTGAGCCTCGTATTCTGTGCCGTGATGATCTACAGCGCAATCAGAATGATCATGAGCCCGGAGAAGGTCATAGAACCCAACAGAAACGGCGGCAGAATGAGCTTCGAGTACAAGGACGAGGAAAACGGCGAGAACATCTCCTATGAGGTTCAGAATGTGAAGGAAGGCAGCATCGCGTGCGTGTTCGCGGGTATGCTCTCTTCCATGACCGGTGTAGGCGGAGGAGCGATCAAAGTTCCCGTCATGAACCTCATCATGCATGTCCCCATGAAGGCAGCAAGCTCTACCAGCAGCTACATGATTGGGATCACCGCATTCTCCGGAGCGATAACGTACTTCTTCAGCGGTCAGCTGGACCTCGCCTTCGCTGGCGCCGTATCTATTGGAGCATTCCTTGGGGCCATCTCGGGAACCTATCTGGCCAGAAAGCTCAGCACCAAGCATCTCAGAAAGTATTTCTCAGTCGTCCTGATCTTGATGGCGATCCTGGTGCTCCTCCGCGTGGGAGGGATACTGTGA
- a CDS encoding DUF1634 domain-containing protein, translated as MNMNKSIAWTLRIGIVLGLILIIIGEFLEEGNPFLYYGLLVLIASPMFAVIAALIGLVREKDWFWALIALIVLAIVVSGAVLAAL; from the coding sequence GTGAACATGAACAAGTCCATCGCATGGACCCTTCGCATTGGAATCGTTCTAGGATTGATCCTCATCATCATCGGAGAGTTCCTGGAGGAAGGCAATCCGTTCCTCTACTACGGTCTGCTGGTGCTCATCGCATCCCCCATGTTCGCCGTCATAGCGGCACTGATAGGCCTGGTCAGAGAGAAGGACTGGTTCTGGGCACTAATCGCGCTCATAGTCCTGGCCATAGTCGTTTCCGGAGCGGTACTGGCGGCGCTGTGA